Within Coffea arabica cultivar ET-39 chromosome 4e, Coffea Arabica ET-39 HiFi, whole genome shotgun sequence, the genomic segment ATGCAACTTTCCCTGACCCTTaaggaatttaattgattcatgatCAGTATGTATCACAAATTCCTTAGGCATAAGATAATGCTGTCATACTTCAAGAGCACGCACAACAGCATACAATTCTTTATCATAAGTAGGGTAATTAAGAGCTCCCCCACTCAACTTTTCACTGAAATAAGCCAAGGGTCTATGATTTTGATGTAAGACAGCCCCTATGCCGATCCcactagcatcacattcaacttcaaacGTCACATCAAAATTAGGCAAAGCAAGAATAGGTGCTGAAGTTAACAAATCCTTAAGCCTATTAAATGACTCTTCTTGCTCTTTTCCCCATTGAAACCCCACATTCTTTTTAATTGTCTCATTCAAAGGGGCTGCAATAGTACTAAAGTCTTTAACAATTCTCCTATAGAAActtgcaagaccatgaaaagaccTTACTTGAGACACATTGGTTGGAGTCGGCCACTCTAAGATGGCTTTTACCTTGGCGGGATCAACACGTATGCCATTTgcaccaacaatatatccaagGAAATTAACTTCAGAAGTGCAGAAGACACATTTTTCCATGTTAGCAAACAACCTATTTTCACGCAAGGCACTTAAAACAAGTTGCAAATGCTCAACATGTTCATCTAAAGACTTGCTAAAgatcaatatatcatcaaaataaacaacaacaaacttcccaagaaaatgccttaaaacatggttcattaacctcatgaaaGTGCTTGGAGCGTTTGTTAAGCCGAAAGGCATCACAAgccactcataaagaccatactttgttttgaaagcagttttccattcgtctccttcctttatccttatttgatgataaccagatcttaagtcaattttagtgaaaaggaTTGCCCCATGCAATtcttctaacatatcatctaacctaggaataggatgacgatacttaacagtaattttattaattgcacgaCAATCTGTACACATTCTCCAAGTCCCTTCTTTCTTAGGCACTAAAATGACTGGAACTGCACAAGGACTAAGAGATTCACGTACATGGTCCTTTTCAAGGAGGGAATCGACTTGCCtttggatttcctttgtttcctccggATTTGCTCTATAGGCTGGTCGATTTGGGAGAATTGCTCCAGGAACAAAGTCGATTTGATGTTCGATACCTCGAATTGGAGGTAATCCTTTTGGTAGTTCCTTCGGAAACACATccttgaattcctgcaaaagagagtagattgcactaggaagagaatcggttatgcctagtgtgtaaaaagaagaataatcagcTTCCCTGTACAGAAGTACTATGAGAAGACTTTGTGCATTCAAAGCCCTACCTACCTCACGCACACTTGCATAGAAGCTCTTTTTGTTCACTTTCAAGCTCTCGGCCTCACTAAGTTTTTTTCCActcgaattttctttttcactcaactcggcctctactttctttttttcctcatcCTCAGGCACATTCGGCTTTTTCTTTGCCTCTCTCAGTTGCCTTTTCTCTCGCTCTTTTCTTAGATGCAATTGTtcctcatacacttgtgtaGGTGTCAAGGGTGAAAGAGTGATCTTGAGGTTGTCCATAATGAACTTATACTTATTAGTGAGTCCAATATGCTCAGCCTGCCGATCATACTCCCACGGACGCCCTAACAAGACATGACTAGCTTGCATAGGAATTACATCACATAAAACTTGGTCCTTGTATCGACCAATAGAAAAagcgattaaagcttgtttgGTCACCTTGACTTCCCCCCCATCATTTAACCAAGATAGTCGATAGGGTTTAGGGTGGTAAGTCCATGAAAGGTGCTTTTGCTCGACAAAGTCAGCAGCTACGCAATTAGTACAAGAGCCACTATCAATGATCATGAGACATACCTCATCTCCAATTCTGCATCTCGTATGAAAAATGTTGGTCCGttggagatcatcttcttgAGCTTGTGCATTTAGCACTCTCATAGTCACCATAGTTCGAGCCACGGGGTCCTCTTCTATTTCAACCAGGTCAGCATCCTTCCCCTCTTCTTCAAGTGGTGGCATGTCCGCATATTCCTCCTCTCCTTCGCTTTGCCACATTCCCTCTTCATTCATGTACATGATGCTTCGGTTAGGGCATTGAGCCATGAGGTGGCCAATTCCCTTGCATTCGAAACATGCCTTTGGCTGGTTGGTAGACGTATTTGGCCTTGGAAGAGTTGGTCGCGGGGTTGGTTTAGAGGGAGTTGCACTCGGATGGAACGGTTGCTCCATTCGCctgttttccctttctttattCCCTTGCCTTGGCCAAGCATTGGATGTTGGCAATTGATCTCTTCTCCAAGGTGTGGAAGAGGATGTAGTGGTTCGGCCACTAGGTGTCTTTATAGGTAAGGCTTGCCTTTCCACCTTCTCTGCATAAGACACCATTTGTTGTAGCTCAAAGTGGTTTTGAAGCTCAACCTTCTTCCGAATttcaggatttaatccattaagAAATCTTGCCATGGTTGCTTCCGAATCCTCTTGTATATTGGCCCTTATCATTGCTACCTCCATTTGTTTGTGGTACTCATCAGCCGAACTGGACCCTTGGGTGAGTCGTTGGagccgattgtacaagtccgtggtgtaatggaagggtacaaatcgtttcctcatcacttgcttcatttcagcccaagtgtcaattggttgttccctatttctcctccttgtggcacatacttgctcccaccaaatggatgcataatcttcaaattcaatagctgcaagtttcacctttttctcttcagagtaattgtggacttcaaacacttgctcaactctcCTAACCCAATCTAAATAagcttcaggatcatttttcccatgaaaggtaggcatcttagtcttgatggaaccaagattgtcatcggttctcctaggtcggtctCGACCTTCCCTCACTTCCCTGTGGCTTTTCTTTGATCGGAAtgaggtgttagaatgatatccctcatcatccgcatcatgcTCAACACTCTGAGCACTTGAAGCCCTATTGGGAATATCTCCagtacctcgcatctcaatggctGCCACCCTGTCGGATAGTTGTTGGAGGGTTTGGAGTACCAatttgagtgacacgtcggtctcagacggctcggccatgttcccctcttgagacatattgtcaaacctgcaaaacaaatgtatcttagtctaccttgcaaagcactcgtgtatcactcaagaaaacacactcactctcaattttccttctcgaagttcttaagACAACTCAACtctaaaaaattccagaattatttaccctataagcaagtaacaagacacaaagcagaattttacAAATCTTAGAAAAACTCTACCTAAAactggaacttttttttttttttgagctgttgtttttatgagtttctgGTCAGTACTTTGGAAGGTAAATGGTGTTTCTGGAGTGCTCAAACAATCTATGAAtcagtcctcaaatttcagtcaaatcggATTGCAAAACTAGTtcaaccgattttagaaactcAAGAACTCCCAAGGCGGTTTGGGGCTAaggtgtttggtttggttttgaaaacAGAATCTGGTGTGTTTGGGACTGGTGAGGTCGTTTAGGGTCTttggaattcaatcaagattggaactcaagagttggaaaccaatcaagattaggaaactcaagttttgggaaatcaaccaagatttggagattaaccaagatttgggaacccaccaagaattggaaactcacgattttttttttttttggaaacttgatttcctttgtatgagagccaattccttctcttcttcctattttttttttgtttctttcatttttttttctcctttttttttcggctcttcaaggaacacaaattcagatcacaccaacaagttcaagaaaacggatgaaaggttatgccaattccaagaaaaccctagttcttggtttattgttcaagaattttcaaaacaagacttggtggtccaagaacttcaagaatttgttcaagaaacacaagaatTTTCCCAAATTATGTTGCGGTGTCTAGGGTTTGCAGAAACAACAACCaattctcaagaaataggcaaaacagaattcagcaatattcaaaagaaaattccagcaatactctagcaacttgatcactaaacaatataaggtacgtgactctttttttttttttgtctttaaatcctaacaacccaaacacaaatataacaaacccaagaacttggacagaaaacacaaaagacaacacccaaacagtttttttttttttgactcggatgaacagtaacgtgaacagtacgctacagtaCGATAAACAGTAATTCGGAatagtaacgatgaacagtaatcgctacagttttttttttttggcaaaagacacaactaacaagatatgaacaacttcaattaaaagagaattaacctgatgctctgataccaactgatataggcaaccctaggggaagaccctcctagaacctcccaaccttgtaattatcagagttggatctttcctcccaacagaaattgaactcgattgttctcatgaactcaagacctctgacacacaaaggtaatcagcaaccttaagcaaataaagatggatgaagagacaccacgattagggaacaaactaatcgataaagtcagatttgaatcctaagcaataaactcaagaattcaagagtaagttcgatcaagaacttgaaggaaaattgtgacgaccccacttctcccaagggcgaacccaagggtatcggcgggccgcctgcctagctcgcgccaggactcaaaacttaaaacaataaaagccagaaaatccaaaagaattctacatacaatcccaaaagagttataattacattctccaaagtacctgctcacactattacatccttataattaccacCAAAACCACAACATacatactataagtccaactattacaatcaaacgcaaacttaactacactagtgtaagtgacaagagtccccgcgtcggcccctgctaaggaaaacaaaaggaaaggggtaagctatatgcttagtaagtaaacaggggtgaaagcataaatttcacgtaacaacagtcaCACAAtaggagtaaagcaaaagcagaaaagtaacatcacataataaggatacaggtggctccaaagccaattcatatgccatacgtgatctcctgccgacactccgtcgaccgcaactaatagtccgtagaaccccgcttgtacacccaccgagcaccttatcaccctcactggccagtcacctcacaaacttgcccgggcgaacgaaatcacaaacttgagcttgagttacaagctcgggtcacaaacttggtcaccttctcggtgaaccggattcacaaaattggttcataacatgaacctacaaacttggtgacctcagactaagttggactgacttcgaccaagccctaaccggctcgaatagtccaaacaggtcttagatcgggcccacgaactcacaaactttgcaaacttcacaaactttacttgaaagtcgccccgagccacaagctcaagggttttggttccaaaaggttcatatacatatgtcaagtacaattatacattcaaatgagggtttaggtcgagtgcgataaagtacaccctcgtctaagtacccttttcacacatctcaaacacatagcaaagaaaacacaccaaactggcctgaatacttactcagaatctgaaatagcaaaaacacgaagtcggatcgaaatgaacagctagtagtgggccccaccagttccgcccaactcaccaccgtctggcatagaagattgtgtcacataatatcgcaaacggctactaccgtgcctaaaacaagcaaaacggcaaaaacgacacgcgcgcacgtaaatatgacggacggaaacggaaacggccattagcggaaacggcagatttgacactcgtttctagtttactcataagttgagctacgaatatcggattaaggcgtatgagatgccatatcgaagcttaaaggatgaacaacaactgttatgaagacatccagaactgaaactggaggcttcagtcccaaatgaaccaaacacaatcacttacgaaatctggccaatacacaaatggtcagttttgagtgcaaactgttgtccatgctacacatggtcaaaagagctggaaagtggcagttagatggttcattccaaatggaacaactttcatgaaggtcggcaatccaaattcggaacggaaattggtcattaggaccaaaacagatctgaccagaaaatggtcattttcacgggcaagccttgtttgctcggctatatctcaggttttataaatccgattcatgaatttccaagggcgttagaaatctctgatatagggctataagtttggtgttttggtcacaagcccaaacagcttgtaatctagtcaaatgtgaagccaaagttccagtcgtaaactgtccggatataaaaacagttctgacatgcattcttatttcgatcataactagagctacgggactcggattttgacgcactttatagcGTTTCAAAGCTGTGGCCAAgttctacatttcttatgaagaagttgacacccagatcgtactctatcaaaatcgaaaaaagtcacggtcagaatctttccaaaaacgtaactgAATTTGACGGTCacaacaggtctgagtatttcgtttataactcaggatatactaatccgtttaacctgaaaatttgtaGGTATAACCAGGACTTAAGGGggtacaatgttgaagaaggaaactttgtctaattttgaatgtaacaaggtcaaaaatgcaagacactataccagaatcgcaaaacaggatcacaaaccgtattctagtacaaacatcataactcagcctacacaagtcgaaatccagaaattccaaaggcatatgatagataagacatccagatacatttcatcagaagacaccaacatccaaatccaaagaaataccAGTCAAAACAATCCATTTCAaacacagttcgcacattctgatcaacccagaacagcaacagtaaaatcgacatatctcactctacactaatctaaatgacctgaaattttacaggcacctcaaacaaatcaatacctacaacttttatgttttaagtaatgaccaattcggcctctaaacacatgatccaaaaccggacagaaaagggggttatgaaaccctaacttttcccatttcaaaccaaacccaaaattggttgcatttatcaataattcacacctactagagtcataacccctcattatcaaccatcataaacaaccacaacaccatgatcacattaaaccagaaaattcctcacaaaaataaaaacttcaccaattcatcacaaaccaagaaataaatcacataatccatcactttagctcccattaagcacaaattaaacatcattaagtataggaggaagtttaagcatcacttacctagtaaacaagagaggggaagttgtaggacaccttagctctccaagaaaacttcaccaaatcactcactagcaccaaagagaaggtttttatggagtggaaactaacTTAAGCAATTGTTTTAGTTGATTTGCGCTAAGTAGTAgctaaactttgaagagttttttctttcttcttgctagagagggccggccataaggaggtaagaaagaatgaattttgtggtaatttttaagatatttaactaattgggtcaaaagtcaaaaacatgaatagtgttccataagtcaaatccaataaaaggttgacacttgtcactccttaaatgcaatcttatcttttcttttcctctcacatcaatcacttcacatcctctacttatctcttaacacccgataaattttacacagtatccagaatttaacctaattggccgaatttttccgaattttttcgcactagtgggtcccacatctgatatacgttcttattttctcaaaacctaaccgatacttgaaaactcatctaaaacctatatttactcagaaaaaaaattatctggggaaatttccaataaagaaaaaatgtagaaaaggcgggcgataaaaacCCGAAACCACCCCACCGATTAACGAATAACCCTCATATcagcttacgaacggactggggcctcacaaaaattcctcacgatttctggttatAATAATCTGTCTTTTAATCTTACAAGAgatgcctttttataggctaaaactagggcaaaatccggcccacataaacctggaagaaattcggtccgcacaAAGAgtttaaagagccagctctttaaggctttccgataaggcccaataaaatactaaacgcctaacaactactaaactagacagtcaagtatgagatcattccttcgcttcaaacgtacaagtgaacaaagtaacttcatggtccatcgaatcttcaaacctagcttgctccttgcttgtatggtgaatgatcaaggctcgtaaagcttccttcaccttcttggttcttgatcttgtcatcggaccaccaatgttgatcaaagggtccttgacccaaggttggaGTTGTTGTGCGCCCGTATCCTTATCACATGGTTTGTCAatttttctcgaccaagcccttgctggttCGATTCCATTGACTCcccatggggttgagctcagttttaacaggaaggtcgttggatataCATCCAAACAACATCATGTCAGGCACAGTAACAAGTTCAAGCGTATAACGGGCACGAGTAACAGGTTCAAGCATATACAGTGACTCGACAAGTAAGCAAGAGAGACGAGTGTgatgaagtacaccctcgtctcgtcTAGAATTAAGCAGGTCttacagtcattcaagtcacacaTTGCAGGTACAAGTAAAAcagttaagcaacaagtcatgtGAGTGGTACACTTACCAATTCAAACAAgaataacttcaaaagtttccttccaaaGGATGCCTTTGATCACCGGCAAGTCCTAGAACAACCAAGGAAAACCATTGAGACTCGAGTATGAGTCGTATGCCTATAGTACCTAACTGggtgctaaaggtaacaagataCAAATTTGCCTTTCAAACGAGAGTTTTTGTAGCCATGACACAAGTGAAATCATGAAGTTGTTCACCTCCTAATCGAAATAGTTTTCACTCAAATTCAAGTACAAAGGTTTAACCAAGCATCTTAAGAAAGTTCATCACCAAATCGATCCAAACTTGAAGGAATCaagtagccctaaaattttggacagcatgccctttgtgtttacctatttttcagccatttatggcttcattatttttctcaattcagccccaaaatcatACACAAATAATCTATCcacaataggctcaaagtcattcaattacaaaacaatgctAGAAAATGGACCGAAACTAATGTTTACGACAATTAACAAAATCACAGGTTTGATGTCTCTTAGCATTTTGGTCACCatcgaagctacacttatcggattggggtgtaccttataccatttcaaaactaagacaaagagttacaattttcatgaagaaaaATCAACCTAGTTCACATTTTACCTAGGTCGAATttgcaaattacagaaccagaagttcatggtcagtctggttgtcagtactgaattcaaatggcaataactcaagctacacaattccgtttgaggCGTTTTCAGATGTGTTAGAAAGATGAAACATAGGGCTCaaagttttgtgttttgaccaaaggctgatttgatacggatcaaggtgaaatcCGATGCCAAActtgtgaaatctcaaaactgtccaTGAAATGAGGTTTtagcagtcaggggtatttcgatcatttcattTGATACAGTGCTCcaatcgagctgaaattttacaagaagCTATATAAcattatttcctacaacttttatgttttaatctaagtctaattcggcctctaacatggatgaaTTAAACAGGTCAGAAGCAGGACAGTGTCAATcttaaagctgaaaatttgatGAATTCAAGGTTTATATTCTCATTCATGTCTTAAACTACCATCCCAACTCCCTATCCAACCTTAGAAACATCATATGCTATCTAATcaataagaaatacaactgAACAATACAAATCCTAACTCAAAAATCCACCATAATCATCAAAACAACTTAAATAACTATCATTAGCTAAGAATATGAGTTGCTATACAAGCTTAAACAAGCTTAAGGGAAAGCAAATGGAAAAACCAGCCTTAATACCTTGCCAAAGATGCTTTCAAGAGAAACCTCAACCTTTCCTTCCAAACTTTTAGTACACCAAGCTTCCCAAGTGCCCAACTAagagattaatcggtttagattcttGAATTTCACTCAAAATAAGCTAAGCCCCAAGatgaaaatgaagttttcttctcttgttttttttccaTCAAGGTTTGGCCACCACGGAtgcaaaatgaagaaagaatgaAGCTCAAGAAAGGTTAAGAAACTTGGTCTTAGTTTGGGTCAAAGATGGTTGAATGTCTTCCACTTGTCACCACAAgatttcatcttgaattttttcttttcctttcttttttttagtcAAGAATTTCGGCTCTCTCACTAGGATAATTAGGGCTGATATTTTTGCACTAATGACAatgagattaaggtaataaagtggtggtcaagtggtgtgttcaatcgataGTGAACagtgcacgtcggttcacaccgtttttccctAACTCgcacatactagggtttttatttataattcactaacttattattagtacttctaatcacacatttaatatcatataaaactcactcttaatcagtaaatttagtacacactccgcACCAAATAATCACACTTCCGAAAGACgtacaaaaccctagtttacccgaacgatgaaagtaaagggaaaactcttaattctattctttattctaaCCACTGGGgaggtaaatgagtagtatagctatgataaagtaatttaatcaaaataaaagggtatttgaagaaaatatgagcgaattttccagtcgtcacactCTTTCCTCTTACATAAAAATCCGGGGTGTCACAGATGGCGCCGTGGGTGGAGTGGCGCGTCGAGGAGTAAAGCCGAACTGGTGGAGTGGAGTCGGCGGTAGAGGAGGTTCGGAGTGAACGGCCACAGCCGCGAGACGGCAATGGCATGCTGAGCGATGGGCGCGAGAGAGAACGAGAGGGCGCGGCACTGTGGGCAAAGTCGCGACGGTCGGCTGCGGCGATCTGGACCAGGCGCGGCGGGTTACAGTGGTGACCAGCGATGTCGTGCGGCGTGGCGTGCGTGGGAGATAAGTAGCGGCGGTTGGAGATTTAGTCAAAGGTTGGGATAGACCAGGGAAAACAACAGCGAAAAAGGAAAACTGAAAGAAAAGGGTAAGCAAAGTGGAAAAGTCGAGAAAAAGTAAAAGGACGTAGGGACCATTGGTTGTGCATGGGTAGTATGGCGTGGGCACACCTTAAAAGCAAGAGTCTTCTACCCAACGCCATGAAACATGACTAACGCTATCTGCTGtgtggcgtgggcacgccttgtagCCGAAAGTCAAGTGGGCACCGATTGCTTAGAACCCATCATCTGGCGCCTCCCTTCAGAGCGTGAGCACGCCTTGAAAGTGTAAGTCTTCTGTTCACCAACTTGTACAACTGTCTGCTTATGGTAGTACAAGTCGCGGGCACGCCTTGTAATATAAGGTCTTTTACCCACGAATTCGTGCTCCCAACCTACAAGAAAATGCTGCCGAACACATCTCAGACCTACTAAAAATCGTTCAGCAATAGAAATCCCAACAACTTGATTTAAAACACATaaacaagaaataaaaacacaagaaatgactaaaagatgaaactcttgggttgcctcccaagcagtGCCTCTATTTAACGTCTGTGGCCAGACGAAGAGGAAGTTAATATTTAATTCGAATTGTGGTCGAGCAGATGGACCTCCTCCGTAGTGCCAATGTCTGAAATATCGATGAGCGGCTTGAGACGATGACCATTAACCTTAAAACTCTTGTCAGTCTCTAAACTTCGGATTTCAACGACACTGTTGGAAAAAATGTTGACAATAGCATATGGCCCCATCCATCGAGACCGCAACTTACCCGGCATGAATTTCAACCTGGAGTTAAACAGAAGTACCTTTTGCCCCACAGAGAAATGCTTGGTGCGCACTAGTCGATCATGGAATGACTTGGTGCGCTCTTTATACAATCGAGCATTGTCGTAAGCT encodes:
- the LOC113740960 gene encoding uncharacterized protein, encoding MTYKTPIGMSPYRLVFGKMCHLSVAIEHRAFWAVKQCNLNTDRDGKERKLQLQELEEIRLEAYDNARLYKERTKSFHDRLVRTKHFSVGQKVLLFNSRLKFMPGKLRSRWMGPYAIVNIFSNSVVEIRSLETDKSFKVNGHRLKPLIDISDIGTTEEVHLLDHNSN